From Pandoraea norimbergensis, the proteins below share one genomic window:
- a CDS encoding ABC transporter ATP-binding protein/permease produces MAHTPTPPTPPASPEVPPPGASDPAKPAPTPPKSPTAWQLIRPYWVSEKRWEGRRLLLLVIALNLAVVFINVRLNAWNARFYDALDKRNWPVFTSSLMEFAVLAFSFIIIATFRTYFRQMLEIKWRQWVTDTNLTKWFTRQAYYRIERDHLADNPDQRISEDIRTLVNSSLALSLDLLTTLVSLFSFVTILWTISGAVSFALGTMNVTVPGYMVWVAALYAVVGSFFIFKVGRPLVGLSYRQQQVEADFRFLLVRLRESSEQIALYRGEGAELSRLKSAFGAVRDNWWQIMVVTKRLIFANSIYGQIAIVFPIMAAAPRYFAGAFTLGVLMRIIDAFGQVSDGFSWFVNSFTTLADWKATINRLREFTRVIDEPPRAGGIAVVPAQAGAAPAFAATDLQLALPNGAPLANVGSFAFARGSRWLVRGRSGCGKSTMLRALAGLWPFGSGQVNVPANARVLFLSQQSYLPIDTLAAALAFPSPPQTFTDAQYRDALAAVSLGQYGGDLQTVAHWARRLSGGEQQRLAAARALLQKPDFLFLDEATSALDVETEEAVYDALHANLPDTTMVSVAHRETLGRFHQHTMTLHPVEEVAPPRAVGAA; encoded by the coding sequence ATGGCCCACACGCCGACGCCACCCACGCCCCCAGCCTCGCCGGAGGTTCCGCCGCCGGGCGCCTCCGATCCGGCGAAGCCCGCGCCAACACCCCCGAAATCACCCACGGCATGGCAACTGATCCGGCCGTACTGGGTCTCCGAAAAGCGCTGGGAGGGACGCCGGCTGCTGCTGCTCGTGATCGCGCTGAATCTCGCAGTGGTGTTTATCAACGTGCGCCTGAACGCATGGAACGCGCGCTTTTACGATGCCCTCGACAAGCGCAACTGGCCGGTCTTCACCTCGTCGCTGATGGAGTTCGCCGTGCTGGCGTTCAGCTTCATCATCATCGCGACGTTTCGCACGTACTTCCGGCAGATGCTGGAAATCAAGTGGCGGCAGTGGGTCACGGATACGAACCTGACGAAGTGGTTCACGCGTCAGGCCTATTACCGCATCGAGCGCGATCATCTCGCAGACAACCCCGACCAGCGTATTTCCGAAGACATTCGTACGCTCGTGAATTCCTCGCTGGCGCTCTCGCTGGATCTGCTGACCACGCTCGTCTCGCTGTTCTCGTTCGTCACGATTCTCTGGACGATTTCGGGGGCCGTCTCGTTTGCGCTCGGCACGATGAACGTGACGGTGCCCGGGTACATGGTTTGGGTGGCGGCTCTCTATGCGGTGGTCGGCTCGTTCTTCATCTTCAAGGTCGGCCGCCCGCTCGTCGGACTCAGCTATCGCCAGCAACAAGTGGAAGCCGATTTCCGTTTTCTGCTGGTGCGCCTGCGCGAAAGCTCGGAACAAATCGCGCTGTATCGCGGCGAAGGCGCCGAGCTCTCGCGCCTGAAATCGGCCTTTGGCGCGGTGCGCGACAACTGGTGGCAGATCATGGTCGTCACCAAGCGGCTGATTTTCGCGAACTCGATTTACGGCCAGATCGCCATCGTGTTTCCGATCATGGCAGCAGCGCCCCGGTACTTCGCGGGCGCCTTCACGCTCGGCGTGTTGATGCGCATCATCGATGCCTTCGGACAGGTCAGTGACGGTTTCTCCTGGTTCGTGAACAGCTTCACGACGCTGGCCGACTGGAAAGCCACGATCAACCGGTTACGGGAATTTACACGCGTGATCGACGAACCGCCGCGCGCCGGTGGCATTGCTGTCGTCCCCGCGCAGGCCGGAGCAGCACCCGCGTTTGCCGCCACCGATCTGCAACTCGCACTGCCGAACGGCGCACCGCTCGCGAACGTCGGCTCGTTTGCCTTTGCACGCGGCTCACGCTGGCTGGTACGCGGGCGCTCGGGCTGCGGCAAGAGCACGATGTTGCGAGCGCTGGCCGGTCTGTGGCCATTCGGCAGCGGACAAGTCAACGTGCCCGCCAATGCGCGCGTCCTGTTCCTGTCGCAACAGAGCTATCTGCCGATCGATACGCTGGCGGCTGCGCTTGCCTTCCCGTCGCCGCCGCAAACCTTTACCGATGCGCAGTACCGCGATGCGCTGGCTGCGGTGAGCCTCGGACAATACGGCGGCGATCTGCAAACCGTTGCGCATTGGGCGCGGCGTCTGTCGGGCGGCGAACAGCAACGACTCGCGGCTGCCCGTGCATTGCTTCAGAAACCCGACTTCCTCTTTCTCGATGAAGCGACCAGCGCGCTCGATGTCGAAACCGAGGAAGCCGTGTACGACGCCCTGCACGCCAATCTTCCCGATACGACGATGGTCAGTGTTGCGCATCGCGAGACACTCGGCCGATTCCATCAGCACACCATGACGCTGCATCCTGTCGAGGAGGTTGCGCCACCGCGCGCGGTCGGGGCGGCATAG
- a CDS encoding SDR family NAD(P)-dependent oxidoreductase, with product MTPTSSSGDHARRTIVVTGAASGIGAAIARHLASPDTQLLLHTRGSSPESQQRLADVRTTCESLGANCAVWLGDLSDVSAAARLIDAARDAFGPVDQIVSNAGFATRQSLADIDDEAFAHALAAMPGTFAALLRCALPDLQRSSRASIVAISSFVAHRIAANTTGFPATAAAKAAIEALAKSAAAEYARAGITVNCVAPGYTRKDGGHSAMDPAAWQRAADATPTGRLCEPDDIAALAAFLLGPHARQITGQVIHVDGGLTI from the coding sequence ATTACCCCTACTTCTTCGTCTGGCGACCACGCCCGACGCACTATCGTCGTGACCGGTGCCGCCTCAGGTATCGGTGCCGCCATCGCACGACACCTCGCCTCACCTGACACGCAGCTACTGCTGCACACACGCGGCAGTTCCCCTGAGAGCCAACAACGACTCGCCGATGTTCGCACCACGTGCGAATCGCTCGGCGCGAATTGCGCTGTGTGGCTGGGCGATCTCTCGGACGTGTCTGCCGCCGCGCGACTGATCGACGCCGCCCGCGACGCCTTCGGCCCCGTCGACCAGATCGTCAGCAATGCGGGTTTCGCGACGCGCCAGAGTCTCGCCGACATCGACGACGAGGCCTTTGCCCACGCACTGGCAGCCATGCCCGGCACCTTCGCCGCGCTGCTGCGCTGTGCCCTGCCCGACTTGCAACGCTCGTCGCGCGCGAGCATCGTCGCGATCAGCTCGTTCGTCGCGCATCGTATCGCCGCGAACACGACCGGGTTTCCGGCGACAGCCGCCGCGAAAGCCGCCATCGAAGCGCTCGCGAAAAGCGCCGCCGCCGAGTACGCGCGCGCCGGTATTACGGTGAACTGCGTGGCACCGGGCTACACCCGCAAGGACGGCGGGCACTCGGCGATGGACCCGGCGGCATGGCAACGCGCTGCCGACGCCACCCCGACCGGCCGCCTCTGCGAACCCGATGACATTGCAGCACTCGCCGCCTTCCTGCTCGGCCCGCACGCCCGGCAGATCACCGGTCAGGTGATTCACGTCGACGGCGGCCTGACGATTTAA
- a CDS encoding MFS transporter → MAFFSWFNELNTKERKALYAGFGGYAVDAFDFMIYSFLIPTLIAAWGMTKGEAGMIATSSLISSAVGGWLAGILADRYGRVRVLQWTIATFCLFTFLSGFTNSFWQLLITRTLQGIGFGGEWTVVTMMMGEMIRSPQHRAKAVGTVQSSWSVGWAAAALLYWFFFAVLDEGTAWRACFWIGILPAVWITYVRRNVSDPEIFTQTRKKIAEGKLQGNFTQIFAPEHLKTTILGSLLCTGMLGGYYAITTWLPTYLKTVRGLSVFNTSAYLIVLIVGSFVGYIVGAILSDKLGRRGAFIFFAIASFVLGMVYTMLPITDSAMLWLGFPLGIVVQGIFAGIGAYLTELYPNHIRGSGQGFCYNLGRGIGSFFPIAVGMLAQTGSLVKAIGFVAGGGYLLVVVCALLLPETRGKVLTTPDLTH, encoded by the coding sequence ATGGCATTTTTTTCCTGGTTCAACGAACTCAACACGAAGGAACGCAAGGCCCTGTATGCGGGCTTTGGCGGTTACGCCGTCGACGCGTTCGACTTCATGATCTATTCGTTTCTGATCCCGACGCTGATCGCCGCATGGGGCATGACGAAGGGTGAAGCCGGGATGATCGCGACCAGCTCGCTGATCTCATCAGCGGTCGGCGGATGGCTCGCAGGGATTCTCGCGGACCGCTACGGCCGCGTTCGCGTTCTGCAATGGACGATCGCCACGTTCTGCCTCTTCACATTCCTCTCGGGCTTCACCAACTCGTTCTGGCAACTGCTCATCACACGCACGTTGCAAGGCATCGGCTTCGGCGGCGAATGGACGGTGGTCACGATGATGATGGGCGAAATGATTCGCTCGCCCCAACACCGCGCGAAGGCGGTCGGTACGGTGCAAAGCAGCTGGTCCGTGGGTTGGGCTGCCGCGGCGTTGCTCTACTGGTTCTTCTTCGCCGTGCTCGATGAAGGTACGGCATGGCGCGCCTGCTTCTGGATCGGCATTCTGCCCGCCGTGTGGATCACCTACGTGCGCCGCAACGTGTCGGACCCGGAGATCTTCACGCAAACGCGCAAGAAGATTGCGGAGGGCAAACTGCAAGGCAACTTCACGCAGATTTTCGCGCCCGAGCATCTGAAGACGACGATTCTCGGCAGCCTGCTCTGCACCGGCATGCTCGGTGGCTATTACGCGATCACGACGTGGCTGCCGACGTATCTGAAGACGGTGCGCGGCCTGTCGGTGTTCAATACGAGTGCGTATCTGATCGTGCTGATCGTCGGCTCGTTCGTGGGCTATATCGTGGGCGCCATTCTCTCGGACAAACTCGGCCGTCGCGGCGCGTTCATCTTCTTCGCCATCGCCTCGTTTGTGCTCGGCATGGTCTACACGATGCTGCCGATCACCGACAGCGCGATGCTGTGGCTGGGCTTCCCGCTGGGGATTGTGGTGCAAGGCATTTTTGCCGGCATTGGCGCGTATCTCACCGAGTTGTATCCGAACCATATTCGCGGTTCGGGTCAGGGCTTTTGCTACAACCTCGGGCGCGGCATCGGTTCGTTCTTCCCCATCGCCGTGGGCATGCTCGCGCAAACAGGCTCGCTGGTGAAAGCCATCGGCTTCGTTGCCGGCGGCGGCTATCTGCTGGTGGTCGTCTGCGCGCTGCTGTTGCCGGAGACGCGCGGCAAAGTGCTCACGACGCCGGACCTGACGCACTGA
- a CDS encoding SMP-30/gluconolactonase/LRE family protein — protein sequence MSLSIERIERIERLAPTRSTPHAVGESPLWRDDEQALYWVDIPAKQLHRLTPADGAHRQWTFPEQVACFTFDAVGTLLAGAETGLFAVHRDDLADLAKSDVVDTAQFHRLAAPAFPAPGMRFNDGRCDRQGRFWAGTMVQDMSLASDAGALFRFDAAGELSAPLVDALVTQNGLGFSPDGRTMYLSDSHPTRRLVWAFDFDIDSGAISGQRLFVDMNQYPGRPDGAAVDADGCYWTCANDGSRLLRFTPAGALDREIVLPVSKPSMCAFGGREYDTLFVTSIRPGANANEHDGHVFAVRCGVQGLPETPYAGVLNVGPVAGV from the coding sequence ATGAGTCTGTCGATCGAACGCATCGAACGCATCGAGCGACTGGCGCCTACGCGTTCGACGCCGCACGCAGTTGGAGAAAGCCCGCTCTGGCGCGATGACGAACAGGCGCTCTACTGGGTGGATATCCCTGCGAAGCAACTGCATCGGCTGACGCCGGCCGATGGCGCGCATCGCCAGTGGACTTTCCCCGAGCAGGTCGCGTGCTTCACGTTCGACGCCGTGGGCACGTTGCTCGCCGGTGCCGAGACCGGGCTGTTCGCGGTGCATCGCGATGATCTCGCTGATCTCGCTAAGTCGGACGTCGTCGACACGGCGCAATTCCATCGTCTCGCTGCCCCCGCTTTTCCGGCGCCCGGCATGCGTTTCAACGACGGACGTTGCGATCGGCAGGGCCGCTTCTGGGCGGGCACGATGGTGCAGGACATGTCGTTGGCGAGCGACGCGGGTGCGTTGTTCCGATTCGACGCCGCGGGTGAGTTGTCGGCACCGTTGGTCGACGCACTGGTGACGCAAAACGGTCTGGGTTTCTCGCCGGACGGCCGCACGATGTATCTGAGTGATTCGCACCCGACGCGGCGTCTCGTGTGGGCATTCGACTTCGATATCGACAGCGGTGCGATCAGCGGGCAACGCCTGTTCGTGGATATGAACCAGTACCCGGGCCGCCCCGATGGCGCGGCGGTCGATGCGGACGGTTGTTACTGGACATGTGCGAACGACGGCAGCCGGTTGCTGCGCTTTACGCCTGCCGGTGCACTGGATCGCGAGATCGTGTTGCCGGTGTCCAAACCGTCGATGTGCGCGTTTGGCGGGCGAGAGTACGATACGTTGTTTGTCACGTCCATCCGCCCGGGGGCGAATGCCAACGAGCACGATGGTCACGTGTTTGCCGTGCGATGCGGCGTCCAGGGTTTGCCGGAAACGCCCTATGCGGGCGTGTTGAATGTTGGGCCGGTAGCCGGTGTGTAG
- a CDS encoding NAD-dependent epimerase/dehydratase family protein codes for MSQTSGKPFRRLLLTGAAGNLGKQLRGKLAEWADIVRVSDIVPVTADAPHEEAMQVDLADRAAVHALLEGVDALVHLGGISVEAPFDDILQANILGLYNVYSAAQKQGVKRIVYASSNHAVGFHEVTEVLDTDVPHRPDGMYGLSKCFGEDLSRYYFDRFGLETVCLRIGSSFEQPKNPRMMVTYLSFRDLAELVRCSLFTNRVGHAIVYGVSDNPTLWVDNTKASFLGYRPQDSSAEFAGLFPAKAPDTQMDDWTQRYQGGPFVLMGPMEPKA; via the coding sequence ATGAGCCAGACTTCCGGCAAACCCTTCCGCCGTCTGCTGTTGACCGGCGCAGCGGGCAACCTCGGCAAACAATTGCGCGGCAAGCTTGCCGAATGGGCGGACATCGTTCGCGTGAGCGACATCGTGCCGGTCACCGCAGACGCACCGCATGAAGAAGCGATGCAGGTCGATCTCGCAGATCGCGCCGCCGTGCACGCGTTACTCGAAGGCGTGGATGCGCTCGTGCATCTGGGCGGCATTTCCGTCGAAGCGCCGTTCGACGACATTCTGCAAGCGAACATTCTGGGGCTGTACAACGTCTACAGCGCCGCGCAGAAGCAGGGTGTGAAGCGCATTGTGTACGCCAGTTCCAACCACGCGGTGGGCTTTCACGAAGTCACCGAAGTGCTCGATACCGACGTCCCGCACCGTCCCGATGGCATGTACGGACTGTCGAAGTGTTTTGGCGAAGATCTGTCGCGTTACTACTTCGATCGCTTTGGCCTCGAGACCGTGTGCCTGCGCATCGGCTCATCGTTCGAGCAGCCGAAGAATCCGCGCATGATGGTCACGTATCTGAGCTTTCGCGATCTGGCAGAACTCGTGCGTTGCTCGCTGTTCACCAATCGCGTGGGCCATGCCATCGTCTACGGCGTGTCGGACAACCCGACGCTGTGGGTCGACAACACCAAGGCGTCGTTCCTCGGCTACCGTCCGCAAGACAGTTCGGCCGAATTCGCAGGGCTGTTCCCGGCGAAGGCGCCCGATACGCAAATGGATGACTGGACCCAACGCTATCAAGGCGGTCCGTTCGTGCTGATGGGGCCGATGGAGCCCAAAGCATGA
- a CDS encoding MFS transporter, translated as MALKIKGLRWWMIGLLPLGTVMNYLARSSLAVAAPTVMKDLHITTQQYGWITGAFLVLYPIGAPLTGYLMDRIGLRLGFLLCGVMWSIVCMLHGLADGWVGLFVLRGLLGLAEASFIPAGMRAAAFWFPSKERAFAAGIFNIGTSIGAILAPPLIAWSILRYNWETAFVIAGALGLVWGALWFAFYRHPTDHPALTQAESDYINEGNVVDAAADARKPNLRSILRQRNFWGIALPRFFADPVWGTIVFWMPLYLSQARGFDLKTIAATAWLPFVAADIGCLMGGTISVWLNKHFKITIFNGKRVVFTIGAFVMTAMCGVGFVKDPMMAIFLLCLGGFAHQTLSISVISMSADLFPRNEVATVTGLAGLSAGIGNLLFTLVIGAFVTAVGYAPFFVALGLGDLIGAVILWTVVKPHITGTATPAPAQRVDVGRTANA; from the coding sequence ATGGCACTGAAGATCAAAGGCCTGCGCTGGTGGATGATCGGACTGCTGCCACTCGGCACGGTCATGAACTACCTCGCGCGCAGCTCGCTTGCCGTTGCCGCCCCCACGGTAATGAAGGATCTCCACATTACCACCCAGCAGTACGGCTGGATCACGGGTGCATTCCTCGTGCTGTACCCGATCGGCGCCCCGTTGACGGGCTACCTGATGGACCGCATCGGCCTGCGTCTCGGCTTCCTGCTGTGCGGCGTGATGTGGTCGATCGTGTGCATGCTGCACGGTCTGGCAGACGGCTGGGTCGGGCTGTTCGTCCTGCGCGGTTTGCTGGGGTTGGCCGAAGCGTCGTTCATTCCGGCCGGCATGCGTGCCGCAGCCTTCTGGTTTCCGTCGAAAGAGCGCGCGTTCGCAGCGGGCATCTTCAACATTGGCACGTCCATCGGCGCCATTCTTGCGCCGCCGCTGATCGCTTGGTCGATCCTGCGCTACAACTGGGAAACCGCGTTTGTGATCGCCGGTGCGTTGGGGCTGGTGTGGGGGGCGCTGTGGTTCGCGTTCTATCGTCATCCGACGGACCACCCGGCACTGACGCAAGCCGAGTCCGACTACATCAACGAAGGCAACGTCGTCGATGCCGCGGCCGACGCGCGCAAGCCGAACCTGCGTTCGATCCTGCGTCAGCGTAATTTCTGGGGCATCGCCCTGCCGCGTTTCTTCGCCGATCCGGTGTGGGGCACCATCGTGTTCTGGATGCCGTTGTACCTGAGTCAGGCGCGTGGCTTCGATCTGAAGACCATCGCGGCGACGGCATGGCTGCCGTTCGTGGCGGCCGACATCGGCTGTCTGATGGGCGGCACCATTTCCGTATGGCTCAACAAGCATTTCAAGATCACCATCTTCAACGGCAAACGCGTGGTGTTCACCATCGGTGCATTCGTCATGACGGCGATGTGCGGCGTGGGCTTCGTCAAAGACCCGATGATGGCGATTTTCCTGCTGTGTCTCGGCGGCTTCGCGCACCAGACGCTTTCGATCAGCGTGATCTCCATGTCGGCCGACCTGTTTCCGCGTAATGAAGTGGCCACGGTCACCGGGCTGGCGGGTCTCTCGGCCGGTATCGGTAACCTGTTGTTCACGCTGGTGATCGGTGCGTTCGTGACGGCCGTCGGTTATGCCCCGTTCTTCGTGGCACTCGGTCTGGGTGACCTGATCGGTGCGGTGATTCTGTGGACGGTGGTCAAGCCGCATATCACCGGCACGGCGACCCCGGCACCGGCGCAGCGTGTGGATGTGGGGCGCACGGCGAATGCTTGA
- a CDS encoding glutamate synthase subunit beta, with protein MGKVTGFLEFERQSESYEAPLARVKHYKEFVLALSDDQAKVQGARCMDCGIPFCNNGCPVNNIIPDFNDLVYRQDWKSAIAVLHSTNNFPEFTGRICPAPCEAACTLNINSDAVGIKSIEHAIIDKAWSEGWVEPQPAKHKTGKTVAVVGSGPAGLAVAQQLARAGHDVTVFEKNDRVGGLLRYGIPDFKLEKWLIDRRMRQMEAEGVTFRTGVYIGKDAPDATINNFSKETISPEQLQAQFDAVVIAGGAEQPRDLPVPGRELEGVHFAMEFLPQQNKVNAGDKLANQMLATGKSVIVIGGGDTGSDCVGTSNRHGAKHVMQFELLPQPPEQENKPMVWPYWPTKLRTSSSHDEGCERDWSVATKRFEGKNGKVEKLIAVRLEWKDGKMQEVAGSEFELKADLVLLAMGFVSPVQTVLDAFGVDKDARGNVRASTEGERAYTTNLPKVFAAGDVRRGQSLVVWAIREGRQCARAVDEFLMGHSELPR; from the coding sequence ATGGGCAAGGTCACAGGTTTTCTCGAATTCGAGCGCCAGAGCGAGTCGTACGAAGCACCGCTGGCACGGGTCAAGCATTACAAGGAGTTCGTGCTCGCGCTCTCCGACGATCAGGCAAAAGTACAGGGCGCACGCTGCATGGATTGCGGCATCCCGTTCTGTAACAACGGTTGCCCGGTCAACAACATCATTCCCGACTTCAACGATCTGGTGTATCGCCAGGACTGGAAGTCGGCGATTGCGGTGTTGCACTCGACAAACAACTTCCCGGAGTTCACGGGCCGCATCTGCCCGGCACCGTGTGAAGCCGCGTGCACGCTGAACATCAACAGCGACGCCGTGGGCATCAAGTCGATCGAACACGCGATCATCGACAAGGCGTGGAGCGAAGGCTGGGTTGAGCCGCAGCCCGCCAAGCACAAGACCGGCAAAACGGTTGCCGTGGTCGGTTCGGGCCCGGCGGGTCTGGCAGTCGCACAACAACTGGCACGCGCCGGTCACGACGTGACCGTGTTCGAAAAGAACGATCGCGTGGGCGGCCTGCTGCGTTACGGCATTCCCGACTTCAAGCTCGAAAAGTGGCTGATCGATCGCCGCATGCGTCAGATGGAAGCCGAGGGCGTGACGTTCCGCACCGGTGTGTACATCGGCAAAGATGCGCCGGATGCCACCATCAACAACTTCTCGAAAGAGACGATTTCGCCGGAACAACTGCAAGCGCAGTTCGACGCCGTGGTCATCGCGGGTGGTGCGGAACAGCCGCGCGATCTGCCGGTGCCGGGGCGTGAGCTCGAAGGCGTGCATTTCGCGATGGAATTCCTGCCGCAGCAGAACAAGGTCAACGCGGGCGACAAGCTGGCGAACCAGATGCTGGCGACGGGCAAGAGCGTGATCGTGATCGGTGGCGGCGATACGGGTTCGGATTGCGTGGGCACGTCGAACCGTCATGGTGCGAAGCACGTGATGCAGTTCGAGCTGCTGCCGCAGCCGCCGGAGCAGGAAAACAAGCCAATGGTGTGGCCGTACTGGCCGACCAAGCTGCGCACGTCGTCGAGCCATGACGAAGGTTGCGAGCGTGACTGGTCGGTCGCGACGAAGCGCTTCGAAGGCAAGAACGGCAAGGTGGAAAAGCTGATCGCCGTGCGCCTCGAATGGAAGGACGGCAAGATGCAGGAAGTGGCCGGTTCGGAGTTCGAGTTGAAGGCCGATCTGGTGCTGCTGGCCATGGGCTTCGTCTCGCCGGTGCAGACCGTGCTCGACGCGTTCGGCGTGGACAAGGATGCGCGCGGCAACGTGCGTGCCTCGACCGAAGGCGAGCGCGCCTACACGACGAATCTGCCGAAGGTGTTTGCTGCCGGTGACGTGCGTCGCGGTCAGTCGCTGGTGGTGTGGGCGATTCGCGAAGGCCGTCAGTGCGCACGCGCGGTCGACGAGTTCCTGATGGGCCATTCGGAACTGCCGCGCTAA